A portion of the Gammaproteobacteria bacterium genome contains these proteins:
- the ubiB gene encoding ubiquinone biosynthesis regulatory protein kinase UbiB, protein MLGLRQVLRMLHINLVLVRYGLDELVFSISVFKPFKFLLWFMPWRWVRRTQAPQGERLRRALEELGPIFIKFGQMLSTRPDVLPEDIIDELSLLQDRVPPFAGAEAKAVIEKAYGHSLHEYFAFFDSAPLASASIAQVHAARLHDGSEVVVKVLRPDVRRIIRRDLKLLHWFAALAERYWPQGRRLHPRAIVAEYDKTIIDELDLMREAANASQLRRNFEGSTLLYVPQIYWPYTRREVMVMERIHGIPISDTDQLRARNVDLKKLSARGVEIFFTQVFRHNFFHGDMHPGNIFVSYETPHDPQYLAVDFGIVGTLSPLDRRYLAGNFLAFFQRDYQRVAKLHIESGWVPEGTRVDEFESAIRTVCEPIFQRPLNEISFGNVLLRLFQTARRFNMEVQPQLVLLQKTLLSIEGLGRQLDPQLDLWQTAKPFLDRWMSEQIGARALFEGFKHALPSMIEKSPDLPDLLYSLLKQSESGQLKVEWRSHQLEELRDELHIAYRRTVIAIVAAALLMMLSMYFSE, encoded by the coding sequence ATGCTAGGACTCCGGCAGGTTCTGCGCATGCTGCACATTAACCTTGTGCTGGTACGTTATGGGCTGGACGAGCTGGTGTTCTCCATCAGCGTGTTCAAGCCGTTTAAATTTCTCCTCTGGTTTATGCCGTGGCGCTGGGTCCGGCGCACACAGGCGCCACAGGGCGAACGGCTGCGCCGCGCGCTGGAAGAGTTGGGCCCGATCTTTATCAAGTTCGGCCAGATGCTTTCCACGCGCCCCGATGTGCTGCCGGAAGATATCATCGATGAACTCTCACTGCTGCAGGACCGCGTGCCCCCGTTTGCGGGTGCTGAGGCAAAGGCAGTTATCGAGAAAGCCTACGGTCATTCGCTGCACGAGTATTTCGCCTTTTTCGATTCGGCGCCGCTGGCCTCGGCTTCGATCGCGCAGGTGCACGCGGCGCGCCTGCACGACGGCAGCGAGGTCGTCGTCAAGGTATTGCGCCCGGACGTGAGGCGCATCATCCGTCGTGATCTGAAGCTACTGCACTGGTTCGCCGCGCTGGCCGAGCGCTACTGGCCCCAAGGCCGGCGCCTGCATCCGCGCGCGATCGTCGCGGAATACGACAAGACCATCATCGACGAACTGGACCTGATGCGCGAAGCGGCCAACGCCAGTCAGTTACGGCGCAATTTCGAAGGTTCGACCTTGTTATACGTGCCGCAGATTTACTGGCCGTACACGCGCCGCGAGGTGATGGTGATGGAGCGCATCCACGGCATCCCCATCAGCGACACGGATCAGCTGCGCGCGCGCAATGTGGATTTAAAGAAATTGTCGGCACGCGGCGTGGAAATCTTTTTCACGCAGGTCTTCCGGCATAACTTCTTCCACGGCGACATGCACCCCGGCAATATCTTCGTGTCTTACGAGACACCGCACGATCCGCAATACCTGGCGGTGGATTTCGGTATCGTCGGCACCTTGTCGCCGCTGGATCGGCGTTACCTCGCGGGAAATTTCCTGGCATTTTTTCAGCGCGATTACCAGCGCGTGGCGAAACTGCACATCGAGTCCGGCTGGGTGCCGGAGGGCACGCGGGTCGATGAGTTCGAGTCGGCCATCCGCACCGTGTGCGAGCCGATTTTCCAGCGTCCGTTAAACGAAATATCGTTCGGCAATGTGCTGTTGCGTCTGTTTCAGACCGCGCGGCGTTTCAACATGGAAGTACAGCCGCAACTTGTGCTGTTGCAAAAAACCTTGCTCAGCATCGAGGGGCTGGGTCGTCAACTGGACCCGCAACTGGATCTGTGGCAAACCGCCAAGCCGTTTCTGGATCGCTGGATGAGCGAACAGATCGGCGCGCGCGCGCTGTTCGAAGGCTTCAAGCACGCGCTGCCGTCGATGATCGAGAAATCGCCCGACCTGCCCGACCTGCTCTATTCGTTGTTGAAGCAATCGGAGTCGGGGCAATTAAAAGTGGAATGGCGCAGCCACCAGCTTGAAGAGCTCCGCGACGAGTTGCACATTGCTTACCGGCGCACGGTGATCGCCATCGTGGCCGCGGCGCTGCTGATGATGCTGAGCATGTATTTTTCGGAATAA